One genomic segment of Scomber japonicus isolate fScoJap1 chromosome 23, fScoJap1.pri, whole genome shotgun sequence includes these proteins:
- the lta4h gene encoding leukotriene A-4 hydrolase, which produces MSEDPCSFSSFTRCVTRHLNLNLHVDFDRRVLSGRVALTVEALEDRFTSLVLDTRDLKIVSVTTNGQAAKFTMGPKHSFKGTPLEVTLPFDLSRGQHVIVEVAYETSPVATAMQWLSPEQTAGKTKPYLFTQCQAHHCRSLIPCQDSPSVKMSYYAQVSVPKDLVAVMSAVRDGQHQDPQDATRVVYRFRQPVAMPSYLIAIVVGALESREIGPRSRVWSEKELVDKAAFEFSETEAMLKTAEELAGPYVWGQYDILVLPPSFPYGGMENPCLTFATPTLLAGDRSLSNVIAHEISHSWTGNLVTNKTWEHFWLNEGHTVYLERMIGRRMESEQFRQFKAMGGWKDLQDSVNTFGANNPLTNLVPSLQDVDPDDAFSSVPYEKGFALLYHLEELLGGPEVFMGFVKSYIQMFAYSSVTTDQWKDYLFTYFKDKVEILNQVDWTGWMSTPGMPPVKPQYDTTMADACIALCLRWTKAKDQDLSSFKDSDVKTLSSHQLIEFLSLLLQEDPLPLTHVKRMQEVYNLNSYMNAEIRFRWLRLCVRSKWEDAVAMALKMATEQGRMKFTRPLFREVYNFEKYREEALRVFVAHRAEMHPVTAGLTAKDLKVDSTQTPSL; this is translated from the exons ATGTCTGAAGACCCGTGCTCCTTCTCCTCGTTCACCAGGTGTGTCACGAGACACCTCAACCTCAACCTGCACGTGGACTTCGACAGGCGCGTGCTGAGCGGGCGCGTGGCGCTGACGGTGGAGGCTCTCGAGGACCGGTTCACTTCTCTG GTTTTGGACACCAGGGATTTGAAGATCGTTTCCGTGACGACCAACGGGCAGGCGGCCAAGTTTACGATGGGCCCTAAACACAGCTTCAAAGGGACTCCGCTGGAGGTCACGCTGCCCTTTGACCTCTCCAG aggccagcATGTGATCGTGGAGGTGGCCTATGAGACGTCTCCGGTTGCCACGGCGATGCAGTGGCTCTCACCGGAGCAGACCGCCGGCAAGACCAAACCATACCTGTTCACCCAGTGCCAG gCTCATCACTGCAGGAGTCTGATTCCCTGTCAGGACAGTCCATCAGTGAAGATGTCTTACTACGCTcag gtgtctgtcCCTAAGGACCTGGTGGCGGTGATGAGTGCCGTGCGTGATGGGCAGCACCAGGACCCTCAGGATGCGACCCGGGTCGTCTACCGCTTCAGGCAGCCG GTGGCCATGCCGTCCTACCTGATAGCCATCGTGGTGGGAGCTCTGGAGAGCAG GGAGATCGGGCCGAGGTCCAGGGTCTGGTCTGAGAAGGAGCTCGTAGATAAAGCCGCGTTTGAGTTCTCAGAG ACGGAGGCCATGCTGAAGACCGCGGAGGAGCTGGCGGGTCCGTACGTCTGGGGTCAGTACGACATCCTGGTTCTGCCTCCATCGTTCCCCTACGGAGGGATGGAGAACCCCTGCCTCACCTTCGCCACGCCCACACtgctg GCTGGAGACCGGTCTCTGTCCAAC GTGATCGCTCACGAGATCTCTCACAGCTGGACGGGGAACCTGGTCACCAACAAGACCTGGGAGCACTTCTG gttgaACGAGGGCCACACCGTGTACCTGGAGAGGATGATCGGCAGGCGTATGGAGAGCGAACAGTTCAGACAGTTTAAGGCGATGGGGGGCTGGAAGGACCTGCAGGACTCG GTGAACACGTTTGGAGCCAACAACCCTCTAACGAACCTGGTCCCCAGTCTGCAGGACGTGGACCCTGATGACGCCTTCTCCTCGGTCCCCTATGAGAAGGGCTTCGCTCTGCTCTACCACCTGGAGGAGCTGCTGGGGGGGCCAG AGGTCTTCATGGGATTCGTCAAATCCTACATCCAGATGTTCGCCTACAGCAGCGTCACCACAGACCAGTGGAAGGACTACCTGTTCACCTACTTCAAAGACAAG GTGGAGATCCTGAACCAGGTGGACTGGACCGGCTGGATGTCGACTCCCGGGATGCCCCCCGTCAAGCCTCA GTACGACACGACGATGGCCGACGCCTGCATCGCGCTGTGTCTCAGGTGGACCAAG GCCAAAGACCAGGATCTGAGCAGCTTCAAGGACTCTGATGTGAAGACGCTGTCCTCCCACCAGCTCATCGAGTTCCTGTCCCTCCTGCTGCAAGAG GACCCGCTCCCGCTGACTCACGTGAAGCGGATGCAGGAAGTCTACAATCTGAACTCCTACATGAACGCGGAGATCCGCTTCAG GTGGCTGCGGCTGTGTGTGCGGTCCAAATGGGAGGATGCGGTTGCCATGGCGCTGAAGATGGCAACGGAACAGGGTCGGATGAAGTTCACCAGACCGCTCTTCAG agagGTTTATAACTTCGAGAAGTATCGAGAGGAAGCGCTCCGAGTGTTTGTGGCCCACCGAGCAGAGATGCACCCGGTCACTGCTGGACTGACGGCCAAAGACCTGAAGGTGGACTCCACTCAGACCCCCAGCCTGTAG